The Manihot esculenta cultivar AM560-2 chromosome 1, M.esculenta_v8, whole genome shotgun sequence genome has a window encoding:
- the LOC110615584 gene encoding uncharacterized protein LOC110615584 isoform X2, with the protein MALNNQPKGTVAVGTTRCHGKPEYVSEGEEVVVVVVEVEELEKLESEATEMAKRILEYRVTLPDQLRATLSSMLSAQRLILPETDSGLNFVPRGECNPAEGKDFWKDVKQLKRDRKLHICNV; encoded by the exons ATGGCGTTGAACAATCAACCCAAAGGAACCGTAGCTGTTGGTACTACTCGGTGCCATGGGAAACCGGAGTACGTGTCCGAGGGTGAAGAAGTAGTAGTAGTAGTAGTAGAAGTGGAAGAGTTGGAGAAGCTGGAGTCAGAAGCAACGGAAATGGCGAAGAGGATTCTTGAATACAGAGTCACTCTTCCAGATCAGCTGAGGGCTACCTTATCTTCAATGCTTTCAGCCCAGCGACTTATTCTTCCTGAAACGGATTCTGGGTTGAATTTTGTACCTCGTGGAGAGTGTAATCCAG CTGAAGGAAAAGACTTTTGGAAGGATGTTAAGCAACTCAAAAGGGATAGGAAACTACATATTTGTAAT GTTTAG